The following are from one region of the Tenacibaculum dicentrarchi genome:
- a CDS encoding FAD-dependent oxidoreductase, with product MKNSPTNWTICTQCKGEGKKRRKISKKTKFQYKTALAKSVTEPTLIAPIAPKVSYAKCINCSGSGLVKTTNPPKKPLENYPHIAIIGGGIGGVALAVACLHRQIPFTLYERDSSFDARAQGYGLTLQQASKAIQALGILKLKEGVVSTKHIIHTTEGKIIGEWGMRKWLDSAENIAKNKPSKRTNIHIPRQSLRFELLEQLTNKNQVKWGHQLIDFKENKKTTTEKVQLTFQVNGKIKTSEADIVVGADGIRSSVRTLLLGDKNLPLRYLGCIVILGICPLDALKELENPLLDSATVFQTANGNERIYMMPYTADSVMWQLSFPMPEQDAKILSKKGAEALKEEACRRTAWHEPIPQILAATLADKISGYPVYDRELLRSEVLEKSEKTTLIGDAAHPMSPFKGQGANQALLDALSLARTIKKECGALSNWRTQGIRKRVLTNFEAEMLARSASKVKGSAVAVKFLHSDVVLQEGNEPRGRDLNR from the coding sequence ATGAAAAATTCCCCCACTAATTGGACTATTTGTACGCAATGCAAAGGCGAAGGAAAAAAACGTCGAAAAATCAGTAAAAAAACAAAATTTCAATATAAAACAGCATTGGCTAAATCAGTCACTGAACCTACATTAATTGCGCCAATTGCTCCAAAAGTAAGCTATGCTAAATGTATAAATTGTAGTGGTTCAGGATTGGTAAAAACAACAAATCCACCTAAAAAACCACTTGAAAATTACCCGCATATAGCTATTATTGGCGGTGGTATTGGCGGCGTGGCATTAGCAGTAGCCTGTTTACATCGACAAATACCTTTTACACTTTACGAACGAGATAGTAGTTTCGATGCTCGAGCTCAAGGCTATGGCTTAACCCTGCAACAAGCAAGCAAAGCAATTCAAGCGCTGGGTATTTTAAAATTAAAAGAAGGCGTAGTTTCTACAAAACATATTATTCACACAACGGAAGGTAAAATAATTGGCGAATGGGGCATGAGAAAATGGTTGGATTCTGCCGAAAATATTGCCAAGAATAAACCTTCAAAACGAACAAATATTCATATTCCAAGGCAATCTTTACGCTTTGAACTTTTAGAACAATTAACAAATAAAAATCAAGTGAAATGGGGGCATCAATTAATTGATTTTAAAGAAAATAAAAAAACAACAACCGAAAAAGTTCAATTAACCTTTCAAGTAAATGGAAAAATAAAAACATCCGAAGCAGATATTGTTGTAGGCGCAGATGGGATTCGTAGTTCGGTAAGAACCCTATTATTAGGTGATAAAAACCTACCTTTACGCTATTTGGGGTGTATTGTTATTTTAGGGATTTGTCCTTTAGACGCTTTAAAAGAATTAGAAAATCCGTTGTTAGATTCGGCAACAGTATTTCAAACCGCAAATGGTAACGAGCGCATTTATATGATGCCTTATACAGCCGATTCGGTAATGTGGCAATTAAGTTTTCCTATGCCAGAGCAAGATGCTAAAATTTTATCTAAAAAAGGTGCAGAAGCCCTAAAAGAAGAAGCCTGCCGCCGAACAGCTTGGCATGAGCCGATTCCTCAAATTTTAGCCGCTACACTCGCTGATAAAATATCAGGATACCCAGTGTACGACCGAGAATTGCTACGTTCAGAAGTATTAGAGAAATCAGAAAAAACAACATTAATCGGCGATGCCGCACATCCAATGAGCCCCTTTAAAGGGCAGGGCGCAAATCAGGCATTATTAGACGCTTTATCGTTAGCCCGAACTATAAAAAAAGAGTGTGGTGCTTTATCTAATTGGCGAACACAAGGAATTAGAAAACGGGTATTAACCAATTTTGAAGCCGAAATGTTAGCACGAAGCGCCTCTAAAGTAAAAGGTTCGGCAGTTGCTGTGAAATTTTTACATTCCGATGTGGTGCTTCAAGAAGGAAATGAACCAAGAGGACGCGATTTGAACCGTTAG
- a CDS encoding O-acetylhomoserine aminocarboxypropyltransferase/cysteine synthase family protein has protein sequence MSTQKFATNALHAGHDATQTAGTRAVPIYQTTSYVFNDSEHAGNLFSLKELGFIYTRLNNPTNQILQDRLASLEGGIGAVVFASGTSAISTGLLTLLKAGDHIVASSSLYGGTYNLLSVTLPRLGITTTFVDASNPDNFGKAVQENTRAFFVESLGNPKLDVLDLKAISNHAKTAEVPFIVDNTVATPALLNPIKHGANIVIHSLTKYIGGHGTSLGGAIIDAGTFNWANGKFPEFTEPSAGYHGLVYNDVLGASSYTFKLILEGLRDFGGALSPTNAFNIIQGLETLEIRIKKHSENALELAKWLENQEEVAWVNYPGLESSKYKKLADKYLPKGQSGIVTFGVKGGYESAKKVADTTKLFSLLANIGDTKSLIIHPASTTHQQLSEKAQISAGVTNDLIRLSVGLENIDDLKNDLKTSFLKL, from the coding sequence ATGAGTACCCAAAAATTCGCAACAAACGCATTACACGCAGGTCACGACGCAACACAAACCGCAGGGACACGAGCCGTACCAATTTACCAAACAACATCGTATGTTTTTAACGATTCTGAGCATGCAGGAAATCTATTTTCATTAAAAGAATTGGGCTTTATTTACACCCGATTAAACAACCCAACAAATCAAATTTTACAAGACCGTTTAGCGAGTTTAGAAGGCGGAATTGGTGCGGTAGTTTTCGCGTCAGGAACATCGGCAATTTCAACAGGATTATTAACCTTGTTAAAAGCAGGCGACCATATTGTAGCATCGAGCAGTTTGTACGGCGGAACGTACAATTTATTAAGCGTTACCCTACCACGATTAGGAATTACAACCACTTTTGTTGATGCTTCAAATCCTGATAATTTCGGCAAAGCAGTACAAGAAAATACCCGTGCTTTTTTTGTAGAATCTTTAGGAAACCCAAAGTTAGATGTGTTAGATTTAAAAGCAATATCAAACCACGCAAAAACCGCCGAAGTTCCTTTTATTGTCGATAATACCGTAGCAACTCCAGCCTTGTTAAACCCAATTAAGCACGGCGCAAATATCGTAATTCACTCGTTAACAAAATATATCGGCGGACACGGAACTTCTTTAGGAGGAGCAATTATTGATGCAGGAACTTTTAATTGGGCAAATGGTAAATTTCCAGAATTTACAGAACCTTCCGCAGGCTATCATGGGCTGGTTTACAATGATGTTTTAGGGGCATCTTCTTATACTTTTAAATTAATTTTAGAAGGATTACGTGATTTTGGAGGAGCGTTGAGTCCTACAAATGCGTTTAATATTATCCAAGGATTGGAAACCTTAGAAATCAGAATAAAAAAACATAGTGAAAACGCCCTAGAATTAGCGAAATGGTTAGAAAACCAAGAAGAAGTTGCTTGGGTAAATTACCCAGGATTGGAAAGTAGCAAATATAAAAAATTAGCAGATAAATATTTACCAAAAGGACAAAGCGGTATCGTAACTTTTGGCGTAAAAGGAGGCTATGAATCGGCTAAAAAAGTAGCGGATACTACAAAATTATTTTCATTATTAGCCAATATTGGCGATACGAAATCTTTAATTATTCATCCTGCAAGTACCACGCATCAACAGTTAAGCGAAAAGGCACAGATAAGCGCAGGCGTTACTAACGATTTAATTCGTTTATCCGTAGGATTAGAAAATATTGATGATTTAAAAAATGATTTAAAAACGTCTTTTTTAAAATTATAA